GCCGCACTTTACCTTAAGTTCAGCAAAAGGGACAAGCCGCTTCATTTCGTCCAGTTCAAGTTTTTTTTGAGCAACTATTCTATCAAGAATCACTGTCATCCTACCTTTGCTGTAGTCATATCCGTACCTGTAAATGAATTGCTGAATTCCTTCAGCTCATTAAGCTTTCTCAGGGCCGCCCCGGAGTCAATTATCATAGCAGCCTGTTGAATTCCTTCTGCAATTGACGGCACAGCGCCTGCAGCCAACAGGGCTACAGCTGAATTGAGCAGCACAATATCCCTCTTGGGACCGGTTTCGCCGCTCAGAATCCTAAGAGTGATGACAGCATTCTCCTCTGCTGTGCCACCCTTGAGATCCTCTATTGCAGCATAATTGATGCCATATTCTTTGGGATCGAGGTCATAGGTGACCACAGTCCCATCTCTGACTTCACTCACCCTGCTCGGCCCAATAATAGATATTTCATCAAGCCCTCCAGCGCCGTGAACCACAAATGCCGTTCTGGTGCCAAGATTGGCCAGAACACCAGCCATTACCTCGGTCAGGGCCGGGTCATAGACCCCAAGTATCTGTACCTGGGCTCCGGCCGGATTTGTCAGGGGCCCCAGGATATTGAAAACTGTCCTGATCCCGATTTCCCTCCTGGGACCGATGGCATATTTCATCGCCCCGTGGAGTGCAGGGGCAAACAGGAAACCGATTCCGGCCCGGTCGATACAATCCCCGGCCTGTTCCGGCGTCAGATTGATATTTATCCCCAGAGCTTCCAGCACATCAGCGCTCCCGCTCCGGCTGGAAACCGAGCGGTTGCCGTGCTTAGCCACCGGGATTCCGGCGCCTGCGATAACAAACGCCACCGTTGTGGAAATATTAAAGGTATGGGAACCGTCGCCACCGGTCCCACAGGTATCCACCACAAACGGATGTCCTGTCCTCACAGGGGTGGCCTTGTTGCGCATCACCCGTGCAAACCCGGTAATCTCGGCAACAGTTTCCCCCTTAATCCTGAGAGCCGTAATCAATGCAGCTATCTGGGCATCTGTGGCCTTTCCGCTCATAACCTCTTCCATCAGCACAACAGCCTCTTCCTCACTCAGGTTCTGACCATCGACAATCCGGTCAATTGCATTCTTAATCATCTCATCTCTCCTCCTCTAAGCTATACTCGACATAATTCCCTTATGTTGAAGATTCTGTGCCTTAGACCCTTATTTATGCCTTGGACCTGTTTTATTTTTTATTATGGGCTCTGGAAATGACCGTGGAATATGGTGAGGTATTGTATAAGATTTTCCTTGCCCTGCCTTGTTGCCGGAGAGTGGCAGCTTAGACTCATAGGCGGCAGGGCGGAAAATCGTTACAATAGCTCACCATATTCCATTCCCGGTCATTTCCCATAGCCCATATTGAGAAAATTCTTCAACAATGTCTTGCCATGCTCGGTAAGGATGGATTCGGGGTGGAACTGGACTCCCTCGACAATAAGCTCTTTGTGCCGCAGTCCCATAATCTCACCCTCTTCGGTCCAGGCGCTTATTTCAAAACATTCCGGAAGTGATTCCCGCTCCACAATCAGGGAATGATATCTGGTGGCAGTAAATGGTGAAGGCAGGCCGGCAAATACAGATTTCCCGTCATGATGAATAAGTGAGGTCTTTCCGTGCATCAGGTTTTCGGCCCTGATTACCCTGCCTCCGTATACCTGTCCGATTGACTGGTGCCCCAGGCAGACCCCGAGAATGGGAATCTTCCCGCCAAGCCGTTCAATTAACTCCAGGGATATTCCGGCTTCATTAGGGGTACAGGGCCCAGGTGAAATAACAATATGTCCCGGATTCAAATCCTCGATTTCGGCAACCGAGATTTTGTCATTGCGGTAAACCCTGATGTCCTCACCCAATTCACCCAGGTACTGCACCAGATTAAAGGTAAAGGAATCATAATTGTCTATCATTAATATCACTTCAGCCAACCTCCTCAAGAGTTAGTGTCTCCAGCAGAGCCATGGCTTTATTTATGGTTTCCTGATATTCCCTTTCCGGGTCGGAATCGGCAACAATTCCGGCCCCTGCCTGCACATAAGTCATTCCGTTGTGCACCAGGATGGTCCTGATGGTGATACAGGTATCCATGTTTCCTGTAAAACCAAAATACCCGATAGCCCCGGCATAAACTCCTCTGCGTACGGGTTCCAGTTCCTCAACTATCTCCATGGCCCGAATTTTGGGCGCTCCGGAAACAGTCCCGGCAGGGAAACAGGCTTTCAGGGCATCAAATACCGTCTTTCCGGGCAGCAGGCGTCCGCTGACAGTTGACACAATGTGCATCACGTGGGAATACCGTTGTACCTCCATAAAGCCATTTATATTAATACTACCATAATCGCAGACCTTCCCCAAGTCATTTCTGCCAAGGTCTACAAGCATGATGTGTTCAGCTTTTTCCTTCTCGTCTGCCAGCAGTTCGATCCCCAGTGTCTCATCTTCCGCTGCTGTCAAGCCCCTTGGTCTGGTACCGGCTATAGGACAGGTCTGTACTTGATCGTCTTCCACCCTGACCAGCATCTCCGGGGATGACCCGATGATAACCGTTTCCCCGAAGTTAAGATAATACATGTATGGCGCCGGGTTTATTGTCCGCAGAGCCCGGTAAATGTCAAAGGGGTCACTCCTGAGCGGTGTTTTCAGCCTCTGGGAAAGCACTACCTGAAAAACATCACCGGCCCGGATATATTCTTTGGCCTTTTCAACATGGTTCATAAATTCCTGTTTGGACATATTGGAATCAATTTCACCGGAGCTGCATTTCTTTGCCTGACATCTGCCGGTTTTTGCAGGTGCTTTGATGATATTCCGGACATCCCTGATTCTGTTAACGGCATCATTGTATGCAGCTTCAGGTGTTGCTCCCGGCTGGGTATTGCAGACTATTTTTATCTTGTGCCTGACGTGGTCAAATACCAGCACCAGGCGGGTAATCACAAAATTGCAATCAGGCAGGTCAAGGTCTTTAACCGTATCTTTGGGGAGATTTTCCAGGTGTCTGACCACATCGTAACCAAAGTAACCGACAGCTCCCCCGTAAAACCTGGGCAGCCCCTCAATTTTAGGCGCCTGGTAGCGGTCCATTATAAGCTTCAGGATATCCAGCGGGCCCCCGGTGAGCTTCGTCTGAGCGCCATTTTCCTCAACTATTCCGCAGCCATTTTCATACCGGTAAATCACCATAGGCTCCAGCCCTATAAATGAATACCTGGCGAGGTTTTCGCCACCCTCTACGCTTTCCAGCATATATGTATAATCCTCATGGCAGACCTTTTTAAAAATGGACACTGTTGTTTCCATATCAACAACCATTTCAGTATAAACGGGAATCAGGTTATATGTCTTACTTAGTTCCAGGTATTCATCACAGCAAGGATATATCATTATTAACGGTCCCCACCTTTCTCCTCCTGAAAAACGCAAAAAACCGGTACTCAAATGAGTACCGGTACATTAACTTTACCCAGCAAAACTCATCTCAGCTCATCTCAGCTCATCTTTTCATTTCTCTGCTCTGCTAAACTAAACCTTCTGATAAAGCAACTATTCTAATAAGCAACTGTTCTAAAACTGCTATTGTATACAATATATCACAGACAAATTTGTGGTGTCAATGGTTTTATTTCTCCATCAGGTCAGACCTCAGTGCTGCGGCCTCACCCAGGTACTGGTGCTTTATCTCCGCCTGGGTCTTAGTTGTATTAACATGCATCAGAACCCTTATCAGCCTGGGCATTCTACCGGGTACATCGATTTCCCTGGCACACAGCAGCGGCACCAGTGTCCACCCCATTCTCCTGGCCGCAGTGGCCGGAAATTCGGCATTCAGGTCCGGAGTAGTGGTTAAAAAAACACTGGCAATATCCTCGGTGTTTATCCCATTTTCCTCAACAATTCTCCTGAGAAGCTCCTCGG
This DNA window, taken from Phosphitispora fastidiosa, encodes the following:
- the trpD gene encoding anthranilate phosphoribosyltransferase, with translation MIKNAIDRIVDGQNLSEEEAVVLMEEVMSGKATDAQIAALITALRIKGETVAEITGFARVMRNKATPVRTGHPFVVDTCGTGGDGSHTFNISTTVAFVIAGAGIPVAKHGNRSVSSRSGSADVLEALGININLTPEQAGDCIDRAGIGFLFAPALHGAMKYAIGPRREIGIRTVFNILGPLTNPAGAQVQILGVYDPALTEVMAGVLANLGTRTAFVVHGAGGLDEISIIGPSRVSEVRDGTVVTYDLDPKEYGINYAAIEDLKGGTAEENAVITLRILSGETGPKRDIVLLNSAVALLAAGAVPSIAEGIQQAAMIIDSGAALRKLNELKEFSNSFTGTDMTTAKVG
- the pabA gene encoding aminodeoxychorismate/anthranilate synthase component II, whose protein sequence is MILMIDNYDSFTFNLVQYLGELGEDIRVYRNDKISVAEIEDLNPGHIVISPGPCTPNEAGISLELIERLGGKIPILGVCLGHQSIGQVYGGRVIRAENLMHGKTSLIHHDGKSVFAGLPSPFTATRYHSLIVERESLPECFEISAWTEEGEIMGLRHKELIVEGVQFHPESILTEHGKTLLKNFLNMGYGK
- the trpE gene encoding anthranilate synthase component I; protein product: MIYPCCDEYLELSKTYNLIPVYTEMVVDMETTVSIFKKVCHEDYTYMLESVEGGENLARYSFIGLEPMVIYRYENGCGIVEENGAQTKLTGGPLDILKLIMDRYQAPKIEGLPRFYGGAVGYFGYDVVRHLENLPKDTVKDLDLPDCNFVITRLVLVFDHVRHKIKIVCNTQPGATPEAAYNDAVNRIRDVRNIIKAPAKTGRCQAKKCSSGEIDSNMSKQEFMNHVEKAKEYIRAGDVFQVVLSQRLKTPLRSDPFDIYRALRTINPAPYMYYLNFGETVIIGSSPEMLVRVEDDQVQTCPIAGTRPRGLTAAEDETLGIELLADEKEKAEHIMLVDLGRNDLGKVCDYGSININGFMEVQRYSHVMHIVSTVSGRLLPGKTVFDALKACFPAGTVSGAPKIRAMEIVEELEPVRRGVYAGAIGYFGFTGNMDTCITIRTILVHNGMTYVQAGAGIVADSDPEREYQETINKAMALLETLTLEEVG
- the aroH gene encoding chorismate mutase — its product is MGEKLVRGIRGAIAVGENTAEEIFRGTEELLRRIVEENGINTEDIASVFLTTTPDLNAEFPATAARRMGWTLVPLLCAREIDVPGRMPRLIRVLMHVNTTKTQAEIKHQYLGEAAALRSDLMEK